The nucleotide window CGTGCTGCTGGGCCGCAGCGAACCGGGCGCGGCCATGAATCCGAAGGCCAGGGCGTATCTGCGGTCCGCGCTCGAGCGCCTGGGCGTCGACGTGCGGAGCGGGGCCGAGGTGGTGAAGGTGCTGCCCGGCGCGGTCGAGCTGGCCGGCGGGCAGACCGTGGCGGCCGACGCCGTCCTGTGGACGAGCGGCACGCGGGTGTCGCCGCTGCCGGCCGTCGCCGGGCTGACCGTCGACGCTCATGGCCGCATCGTGACCGACGCCGCCCTGCGTTCGGTGTCCCACCCCGACGTGTACGCCGTGGGCGACGCGGCGGCGATCCGTCAGGGCTACGGCGTCATGCACGGCACCTGCCAGGGCGGCATGCCGACCGGTGTGCACGCCGCGGTGTCGATCGTCCGGACGCTGAAGGGCAAGCGGCCCAAGCCGTTCCGCTTCGGCTACTACCACACGCCGGTCAGCCTGGGCCGGCACGACGCGGTCGTGCAGTTCACCCACCCCGACGACAGCCCCCGGCGGCTGTATCTGACCGGCCGCGTGGCGGTCCGCTATAAGGAGACGGTGACCGCTTCCCCCTGGGCCACGTGGGGCCGCATGAAGAAGATGCCGGCCTCGGGCGCGTTCTGGCCCCGCGGCGGCCGCTTCACCCGGATGCGGGAGGCGTGATGACCCAGCCTCCCGACCTCGACCAGCAGGTGTTCGTTCAGCATCGGAACCTGCTGTTCTCGGTGGCCTACCGCATCCTCGGCACCGCGGCGGACGCCGAGGACGCGGTCCAGGACGCCTGGATCAACTGGGCGGCGGCCGACCGTTCGCGGGTGGCCGACCCGAAGGCGTACCTGACGCGGATCGTGTCGAACGTCGCGCTGGAACGGCTGCGCTCCACCCAGCGCAAGCGTGAGGCCTACGTGGGGCCGTGGCTTCCGGAACCGATCCTCACCAGCGGAGACACCGCCGAGGCCGTCACGGACGCCGAGTCGGTGTCGATGGCGATGCTCGTGGTGCTGGAGACGCTGAGCCCGCTCGAGCGCGCGGTGTTCGTGCTGAAGGAGGTCTTCGGCTTCAGCCACGCCGAGATCGCGGAGGCGGTCGAGCGCTCCGAGGCCGCGGTGCGGCAGGCCGCGCACCGCGCTCGCGAGCACGTGCGGGCCCGGCGGCCGCGCTTCGCCGCCGACCGGTCGCGGCAGCGCGCGGTCACCGAGCGGTTCTTCGCCGCCGCGACCGGCGGTGACGTGAACGCCCTGATGGAGCTGCTGTCCCCGGACGTCACCCTGTGGACCGACGGCGGCGGCAAGGTCCGCCAGGCCCTGCGCCCGGTCGTGGGCGCGGCGACGGTGGCCGCCTGGTTCGCGGCCATCGGCACCGTCGCCTACCAGGGTGTCGAGCCCGCCGACATGACCGCCGAGCTCGCCGAGGTCAACGGCGGGCCGGGCGTCGTCTTCCGCGGCCAGGGTCGCGTGATCGCCACCGTCACCTTCGACTTCGACACCGAGGGCCGGATCACCACTATCCACAACGTCGCCAACCCGGACAAACTCCAGGCGATCGCCGATGGCACCACCCGCAGCCTCGGAACCCGGTGAGCGCCGGCTCAGCGTACGCAGCAGGTGGAGCAGGGGTCGGCGTCCGGCAGCGTCACCCACAGGCAGCACGTGCGGCGGCGGTATCCGTCGCCGTCGGGCACGAGCAGCCCGGCCACGGGCGGCCCGATCTCGTCGAGCAGCCGGGCCGCCTCGGCGTACGACCCGAGCGTGAGCAGCGGATGGGCGAACGCCTCGGCGGTGGACCCCCACAGGGTGCGCTCGCCCACCTTGGTCGCGGCACTGAGGGCTCTGACGAACGGATACTGGCTCTCGAGGAGCGCCTCCCCGATGGCCGCAGCGAGGTCGGGGACGACGACGGTGCCGTCGGCCCCGGCCAGCGGGTCGCCGGGGAGCACGGCCACGGTCACCCGGGACGCCGCCACCGTCACACCGGCCGCGGACGGCCGCAGCAGCGTGTCCTGCAGGCGCATCAGCGGCACCCGGCGGCCGAGAGCCCAGCCGAGGGCCATCGGCATCGTGTGCCAGTAGCCGTAGGTCTTCCACAGCAGCGCCGCCGCCACGTGACGCGGCGCGCTCCAGCGGGCCGCCGTCTCGTCGACCAGCGCGAGCAGCCCCTCGTACGGCTCCCGCACGAGGGAGGCGGCGGGGATCCAGCCGGGGGAGTCGTCGGCGATCAGCCTGGGCAGGACCCCCAGCACGCCGTCCCGCTCGGCCGCGAGGCCTTCCAGATGGTCGGAAAGGGCGTCGAGCAGCACTCGCACTCCTTGTGTCAGCGGTCGTCTCTGGTCAGGAAGCACAGCCGGGCCCGCTTGTCCGGCAGGTCGACCTCGGGCCCGAGGGTGAAGCCGGTACGCAGCATCCGGGCGATCACCTTGTCGTTGCGGGCGTCCGGCTCTGCGACGATCCGGGTGTGGCGCGGGTCGGAGAACGCGTACGCGACGAGCACGGACAGCAGGGCGCCGGTGAAGCCGCGTTCGCCCTCCCCCGCCGCCGGCCCGAGGAGCAGGTGGACCCCGAAGTCGCCCGGCCGGACGTCGTAGCACTCCCCGACCGGGTCGGCCCCGGGCTCGTAGGTCTGGAAGAGCGCCACCGGCAGGTCGTCGCGGTGGACGAGATAGGCGTGGTGGGTGGTGAGACCGTCCAGGTGGTCGTAGGTCTCCAGCACCCGGTCGCGGCTCGCGTCCAGCATGCCCCAGAACCGCGCTCGTTCCTCGGTGACCCAGGAGTGGATAAGGTCGGCGTCGGCCGGCGGGTCCACCGGGACGACGCGGACGGTCCCGAATCCCCCGACCGCCTGCTCCCACACGGCTTCGCGCCGTGCGGAGGCCGTGGTGTGCGCCCCAGTGGTCGGTGGCTCAGTGGTCGGTGGCTCAGTGGTCGGTGGCTCAGTGGTCGGTGGCTCAGTGGTCGGTGGCTCAGTGGTCGGTGGCTCAGTGGTCGGTGGCTCAGTGGTCATGCCGCTCCTCGGTGAGTAGGTCCCAGTCCGTGACCACCGGCACGAGTTCACCGCGCAGCCACAACGGGTGCTGGTCACGCCGATGGGGGTCGCCCGGCACGCCGCTCGCGCCGAACGAGACGATCCACAGGCTCCCGTCGCGCCGGGACAGGTCCCACACGTAGCGCGCGGCGGGCCCCCGGGCGAAGTGGTGGGTGACGCCGGGCACGCTCGACGTGGACAGCACGCAGTCGTGGTCGCCGGGAAGTCCCGCCTCCGCCGGCGCCGCGTCCGGGGCCGCGGGGAACGGCACCGCCCGCCAGGGGTCGAGCCGGTGCAGGTCGCCCCACCGGACGCCGGTCGCCTCGCCGCGCGCGGTCACGTCCTCCAGCGCCGCCCGGGCCAGGTCCGCGAGGGCGGCCCGGTCCAGCCCGGGCAGCCGGTCGGTCGTCAGCAGGTTCTCCAGGGCGTACGCGACGCGGGGAGTGAGCGCGAGCCACGGCCGGAAGACCTCGGGCACCTCCGCGTCCACACCGGCGAGGGCGGCCAGGGCGGAGTGGGCCGCCAGGCGCCGCACCACCTCCGCCCGGACGGCGGCGTACTCCGCCGCGCCGGTGCTGCCGGCGTCCATGCGCCGGTCCCAGCCGAGCAGCCGGTCCCGCAGGCGTGCGGCCTCGACGCCGAGCCCGTCCAGCCCGGCGAGCAGGTCCAGGAGAGGGCCCGCGCCCGGCACCAGCGTGTCGGTGTGGACGGCCGCCATCTCCCCCGCCGACCAGCGCGGCGAGCCGCCGAGCAGGCCGCTGATCCGGGCGGCGCGGTACGGCGCGGCGAACTCGACGCCGAGGGGCGCGGCGAGCCCGCGCTCGTTGGCCATGACCGTGATGCCGGAGACCGCGCGGCGCGGCATCGGGGCATAACGGCCGCTCCATTCGTACCCCGGTTCCCAGGCGGGCACGATCCGCAGCGCGTTGTCCGGGTGGCGCACGGGCACCACACCGGCGACCCGGTGCAGCAGCCCGCCCTCGACGTCCGCCGCGAGCACGACGTTGACGGGCTCGGCCCAGCGGTCGAGCGCCCGGTCGACGTCGGCCACGGTCTTGGCCCGCAGCAGCGCAGGCAGCGCCGCGAACCCCAGGTCGCGGCGCACCCGGGGCGGATACCGCAGGCTCACCGCCTCCCACGCGCTCTCCCGCCCGGACCCGCCGGGCACGACGACCGGGCCGCGCCCGGTCTCGACGACCTCGACCTCGACCGGGCTCTCCCCCGCCACCTCGACGACCTCGACGTGGGCGGCGCACGGACGCCAGCCGTCCGGCCCGAGCGCCTCGACGCGGCCCGCCACGCGCCGGAGCCGTTCCCGGTAGAGGTCCTGGTAGTCGGCCATGGCGTTGGTGATCGCCCAGGCGACCGAGCCGGCGTGCCCGAAGTGGGCGATGCCCGGAACGCCCGGCACGGCCAGCCCCGCCACGTCGAACTCGGGACAGGCCAGGCGGATCTGCTGGTAGAAGCCGGGGTCCTCGATGAACCGGTGGGGATCACCCGCGATCAGGGCCGCGCCGGTGACGGTGCGATCGCCGGGGACGAGCCAGCCGTTGCTGCCCGAGGTGCCCAATCCGTCGGCCGCGAACAGCGCGATCGCGTCGGGACCCAGCCGTCCGGCCACCGCCTCGCGCCACAGCTTCGCCGGGAAGTGCGCGAAGAGGATGTGGTGGGACAGCCAGACCGCCATCGGCGTCCACGGCTCCCACCGGCCCGGCGCGAGCCCCGCGGCGTCGGGGCCAGGCACGTCGGGTCCGGTCGCGTCGGGGCCAGACACGTCGGGGCCGGCCGCCTCGGGTCCTGTCGTCTCCCGCGGTGCCTTTCCCCCCGCGGTGGCGAACTCCGGCGCGCGGCGCGCCCCCTCGGGGAGCCCGGCGTTGACGCCGTCCACGTAGGCGCGGACCCATGCCGCCGTGTCGCCGTCCAGCGCGTGCAGGCAGCGCTCGGCGGTGTCCGCCAGCCGGGCCTGCCGGGCGAAGCGGTCCCAGGGCACGGCGTCCGGCCCGAGGACCGCCGCCGACGTGCCGGTCGCCCGGCGCCGCTCCACCTCGATCTGCCAGGCCCGGTCGAGGGCCGTGACGCGTCCCTGGGCGAAGGCCAGTTCGTACGGATCGTCCGCGCGCAGGTGGGGGATGCCGAAGGCGTCCCGGTACACCCTGCTCATGACACCGGCGCCGGGGTGCTCACGACGCGGCCCTCGCCACGGACCCGGCGCGGCGGCGGGCGGCGGGGACGACCAGCGGAGTGCCGGTCTCGGGGTCGTCGATCACCCGGCAGGGCAGCCGGAAGACCTCCTCGACCAGGGGGGCGGTCATGACCTCTCCGGGCGCGCCGGCGGCCACGACCCGGCCGTCGCGCATCGCGATGAGATGGCTGGCGTAGCGGGCGGCGTGGTTGAGGTCGTGGAGCACCGCCACGAGCGTGCGGCCGCGCTCCTCGTGCAGCCGCGCGCACAGGTCGAGGACCTCGATCTGGTGGGCGATGTCCAGGTAGGTCGTCGGCTCGTCCAGGAGCAGCAGCGGCGTCTCCTGGGCCAGTGCCATCGCGATCCACACGCGCTGGCGCTGCCCTCCGGACAGCTCGTCGACCAGGCGCCCGGCCAGGTCGGCGACCCCGGTGGCCTCCATCGACTCGCGCACCACCCGTTCGTCGTCGGCCGACCACTGGCGCAGCAGCCGCTGGTGGGGATAGCGCCCGCGGCCGACCAGCTCGGCGACCGTGATGCCGTCGGGCGCGACGGACGTCTGGGGCAGCAGGCCGAGGGTCCTGGCGACCTTCCTCGCGGGCAGGGACGTGATGTCACGCCCGTCGAGCAGCACGGTCCCGGCGGCGGGCCGCAGCGTGCGCGCCAGCGCCCGCAGCAGCGTGCTCTTGCCGCAGGCGTTCGGCCCGATGATCACCGTGAAGGACCGGTCGGGGATGACGACGTCGAGGCCTTCGGCGACGACCCTCTTGTCGTAGGAGAGGGTCAGCGCGCTGCCGCTCAGACGCGGCCCGTCCTCGTGCATGCCTGCCGTTGCCTTCCCGTCCACGATGGTCTCGGTCATATCCGTCCCGCCTTCCGCTGGGCGGCGAGCAGCCAGACGAGGTAACCGCCGCCGAGCACCCCCGTCACCACCCCGACCGGCAGCTGGTGGCCGGCGAACAGCCGCTGCGCGGCCAGGTCGGCGCCCGTCAGCAGCGCCGCGCCCGTGCACGTCGCGGCGAGCAGGTTCGGCCCGGGCGTTCCGGTCATCCGCCTGGCCAGGTGCGGGGCGGTGAGCGCGACGAACGACACGGGCCCGGCTGCCGCCGCCGCCAGGGACGTGAGCAGCACGGCCGCCCCCACCAGGACCAGGCGCATGCCCTGCACCCGTACGCCGAGGCCGCGCGCCAGGTCGTCGCCCATCTCGGTGATCGCCAGGGGGCGCGCGCAGCCGAGCAGCACCACCGGCGCCAGCACCGCCATCGCGGCGAGCAG belongs to Microbispora sp. ZYX-F-249 and includes:
- a CDS encoding NAD(P)/FAD-dependent oxidoreductase, which produces MSARHENGVAATHRVVILGAGYAGLSAAIQLASRVKRSGDVHVTLVNAQERFTERLRLHMSATGQPLAELSIPELLEGTGARFERGWVTAVDADAKTVRIDDERVLPYDTLVYALGGVADTAAVPGAEDHAYTLDGAQDAGMLADRLSRLGGGTGGGTGGGTVAVVGSGLTGVESAAEIAERHPELNVVLLGRSEPGAAMNPKARAYLRSALERLGVDVRSGAEVVKVLPGAVELAGGQTVAADAVLWTSGTRVSPLPAVAGLTVDAHGRIVTDAALRSVSHPDVYAVGDAAAIRQGYGVMHGTCQGGMPTGVHAAVSIVRTLKGKRPKPFRFGYYHTPVSLGRHDAVVQFTHPDDSPRRLYLTGRVAVRYKETVTASPWATWGRMKKMPASGAFWPRGGRFTRMREA
- a CDS encoding RNA polymerase sigma-70 factor, with amino-acid sequence MTQPPDLDQQVFVQHRNLLFSVAYRILGTAADAEDAVQDAWINWAAADRSRVADPKAYLTRIVSNVALERLRSTQRKREAYVGPWLPEPILTSGDTAEAVTDAESVSMAMLVVLETLSPLERAVFVLKEVFGFSHAEIAEAVERSEAAVRQAAHRAREHVRARRPRFAADRSRQRAVTERFFAAATGGDVNALMELLSPDVTLWTDGGGKVRQALRPVVGAATVAAWFAAIGTVAYQGVEPADMTAELAEVNGGPGVVFRGQGRVIATVTFDFDTEGRITTIHNVANPDKLQAIADGTTRSLGTR
- a CDS encoding (2Fe-2S)-binding protein; the protein is MLLDALSDHLEGLAAERDGVLGVLPRLIADDSPGWIPAASLVREPYEGLLALVDETAARWSAPRHVAAALLWKTYGYWHTMPMALGWALGRRVPLMRLQDTLLRPSAAGVTVAASRVTVAVLPGDPLAGADGTVVVPDLAAAIGEALLESQYPFVRALSAATKVGERTLWGSTAEAFAHPLLTLGSYAEAARLLDEIGPPVAGLLVPDGDGYRRRTCCLWVTLPDADPCSTCCVR
- a CDS encoding GNAT family N-acetyltransferase — translated: MWEQAVGGFGTVRVVPVDPPADADLIHSWVTEERARFWGMLDASRDRVLETYDHLDGLTTHHAYLVHRDDLPVALFQTYEPGADPVGECYDVRPGDFGVHLLLGPAAGEGERGFTGALLSVLVAYAFSDPRHTRIVAEPDARNDKVIARMLRTGFTLGPEVDLPDKRARLCFLTRDDR
- a CDS encoding penicillin acylase family protein, translated to MSRVYRDAFGIPHLRADDPYELAFAQGRVTALDRAWQIEVERRRATGTSAAVLGPDAVPWDRFARQARLADTAERCLHALDGDTAAWVRAYVDGVNAGLPEGARRAPEFATAGGKAPRETTGPEAAGPDVSGPDATGPDVPGPDAAGLAPGRWEPWTPMAVWLSHHILFAHFPAKLWREAVAGRLGPDAIALFAADGLGTSGSNGWLVPGDRTVTGAALIAGDPHRFIEDPGFYQQIRLACPEFDVAGLAVPGVPGIAHFGHAGSVAWAITNAMADYQDLYRERLRRVAGRVEALGPDGWRPCAAHVEVVEVAGESPVEVEVVETGRGPVVVPGGSGRESAWEAVSLRYPPRVRRDLGFAALPALLRAKTVADVDRALDRWAEPVNVVLAADVEGGLLHRVAGVVPVRHPDNALRIVPAWEPGYEWSGRYAPMPRRAVSGITVMANERGLAAPLGVEFAAPYRAARISGLLGGSPRWSAGEMAAVHTDTLVPGAGPLLDLLAGLDGLGVEAARLRDRLLGWDRRMDAGSTGAAEYAAVRAEVVRRLAAHSALAALAGVDAEVPEVFRPWLALTPRVAYALENLLTTDRLPGLDRAALADLARAALEDVTARGEATGVRWGDLHRLDPWRAVPFPAAPDAAPAEAGLPGDHDCVLSTSSVPGVTHHFARGPAARYVWDLSRRDGSLWIVSFGASGVPGDPHRRDQHPLWLRGELVPVVTDWDLLTEERHDH
- a CDS encoding ABC transporter ATP-binding protein — protein: MTETIVDGKATAGMHEDGPRLSGSALTLSYDKRVVAEGLDVVIPDRSFTVIIGPNACGKSTLLRALARTLRPAAGTVLLDGRDITSLPARKVARTLGLLPQTSVAPDGITVAELVGRGRYPHQRLLRQWSADDERVVRESMEATGVADLAGRLVDELSGGQRQRVWIAMALAQETPLLLLDEPTTYLDIAHQIEVLDLCARLHEERGRTLVAVLHDLNHAARYASHLIAMRDGRVVAAGAPGEVMTAPLVEEVFRLPCRVIDDPETGTPLVVPAARRRAGSVARAAS